In Sphaerodactylus townsendi isolate TG3544 linkage group LG13, MPM_Stown_v2.3, whole genome shotgun sequence, one DNA window encodes the following:
- the RAD9B gene encoding cell cycle checkpoint control protein RAD9B isoform X2 codes for MFFQHYSWRISPELCLNENSARLKCKLTIKAVLPVFRCSNSLEKTVEKCNIYTDFKDCHIVFQLFCKHGIVKTHNLSFQECEPLQAMFAKHLCPNVLKIHSRQLSDILIHFPTNQDEVTLSVTPLKACFKTYVEDEMDFAKEMHTKIHLEPEEFEYFQVGVDSEVTFCLKELRGLLAFADTLSASISVHLDVSGKPVAFSIEDMMVKASFVLATLADIENKESYHNSPHLSQGQKRNPALHGSNRDILVLSANMADPEAARSTAEDATAMEETIPTHPDYSKFHSLFFGAVSSKEQGTAHTFQSLATASDTEEDFGNGQISQTF; via the exons ATGTTCTTTCAACACTATTCCTGGAGAATTTCACCTGAACTGTGTCTAAATGAAAACAGTGCACGACTCAAGTGTAAATTAACAATAAAG gcaGTCCTACCTGTGTTTAGGTGCTCAAATAGCCTAGAAAAGACTGTAGAAAAATGCAACATTTACACAGACTTTAAAGACTGCCATATTGTTTTTCaacttttctgcaaacatg GCATTGTGAAAACTCATAACTTATCTTTTCAAGAATGTGAACCTTTGCAGGCTATGTTTGCTAAGCATCTGTGCCCCAACGTATTGAAGATACATTCAAG GCAGCTGTCTGACATACTGATTCATTTTCCAACCAATCAAGATGAAGTCACTTTATCTGTAACACCACTGAAAGCTTGTTTCAAGACTTATGTTGAGGATGAAATGG ATTTTGCAAAGGAAATGCATACTAAGATACATCTTGAGCCAGAAGAATTTGAGTATTTTCAAGTTGGAGTAGACTCTGAAGTCACATTTTGCCTTAAAGAGCTACGG GGACTGCTGGCTTTTGCAGACACCCTCAGCGCTTCAATCTCTGTTCATCTTGATGTTTCTGGAAA GCCAGTTGCTTTCAGCATTGAGGACATGATGGTCAAAGCCAGCTTTGTTTTAGCCACTTTGGCAGATATTGAAAACAAGGAATCTTATCATAATTCTCCACATCTTTCACAAGGCCAGAAAAG GAATCCTGCGTTACATGGGAGCAACAGGGACATCCTTGTCTTATCTGCAAACATGGCAGACCCAGAGGCTGCCAGAAGTACCGCAGAGGATGCTACAGCAATGGAAGAAACTATACCAACTCATCCTGATTACAGTAAG TTTCATTCTTTGTTCTTTGGAGCAGTTTCGTCCAAGGAACAAGGCACCGCTCACACATTCCAGTCTTTGGCAACAGCAAGTGACACCGAAGAGGATTTTGGCAACGGACaaatttcccaaacattttag
- the VPS29 gene encoding vacuolar protein sorting-associated protein 29 isoform X3 has protein sequence MLVLVLGDLHIPHRCNSLPAKFKKLLVPGKIQHILCTGNLCTKESYDYLKTLAGDVHVVRGDFDENLNYPEQKVVTVGQFKIGLIHGHQVIPWGDVASLALLQRQFDVDILISGHTHKFEAFEHENKFYINPGSATGAYSALENNIIPSFVLMDIQASTVVTYVYQLIGDDVKVERIEYKKS, from the exons ATG TTGGTGCTAGTGTTAGGAGACCTTCACATTCCGCACAGATGCAACAGCCTGCCGGCAAAATTCAAGAAGCTGCTGGTGCCAGGAAAGATCCAACATATCCTCTGCACTGGAAATCTCTGCACCAAGGAGAGCTATGACTACCTCAAGACGCTGGCCGGTGACGTTCACGTGGTTAGAGGGGACTTTGATGAG AATCTGAATTATCCTGAACAGAAGGTTGTAACTGTTGGGCAGTTCAAGATTGGGCTGATCCATGGCCATCAAGTTATTCCGTGGGGAGATGTGGCCAGCCTGGCGTTACTGCAAAGGCAGTTTGATGTGGACATCCTAATTTCAGGGCATACACACAAATTTGAGGCATTCGAACATGAAAACAAGTTCTATATTAACCCTGGATCAGCAACAGGAGCCTACAGTGCTTTGGAGAA CAACATCATTCCTTCATTTGTGCTGATGGATATCCAAGCTTCCACCGTCGTTACTTACGTATACCAGCTAATTGGTGATGATGTGAAAGTAGAAAGAATCGAGTACAAGAAATCTTAA
- the RAD9B gene encoding cell cycle checkpoint control protein RAD9B isoform X1, translating into MFFQHYSWRISPELCLNENSARLKCKLTIKAVLPVFRCSNSLEKTVEKCNIYTDFKDCHIVFQLFCKHGIVKTHNLSFQECEPLQAMFAKHLCPNVLKIHSRQLSDILIHFPTNQDEVTLSVTPLKACFKTYVEDEMDFAKEMHTKIHLEPEEFEYFQVGVDSEVTFCLKELRGLLAFADTLSASISVHLDVSGKPVAFSIEDMMVKASFVLATLADIENKESYHNSPHLSQGQKRNPALHGSNRDILVLSANMADPEAARSTAEDATAMEETIPTHPDYSKVMEKARGIGLQLETKRKFPHPQLLFMLLLMYLLRFLRKRMEFDFSSTYQMDHHLLRTLSTLALVHLKTLKHPFMFSLPRSTVM; encoded by the exons ATGTTCTTTCAACACTATTCCTGGAGAATTTCACCTGAACTGTGTCTAAATGAAAACAGTGCACGACTCAAGTGTAAATTAACAATAAAG gcaGTCCTACCTGTGTTTAGGTGCTCAAATAGCCTAGAAAAGACTGTAGAAAAATGCAACATTTACACAGACTTTAAAGACTGCCATATTGTTTTTCaacttttctgcaaacatg GCATTGTGAAAACTCATAACTTATCTTTTCAAGAATGTGAACCTTTGCAGGCTATGTTTGCTAAGCATCTGTGCCCCAACGTATTGAAGATACATTCAAG GCAGCTGTCTGACATACTGATTCATTTTCCAACCAATCAAGATGAAGTCACTTTATCTGTAACACCACTGAAAGCTTGTTTCAAGACTTATGTTGAGGATGAAATGG ATTTTGCAAAGGAAATGCATACTAAGATACATCTTGAGCCAGAAGAATTTGAGTATTTTCAAGTTGGAGTAGACTCTGAAGTCACATTTTGCCTTAAAGAGCTACGG GGACTGCTGGCTTTTGCAGACACCCTCAGCGCTTCAATCTCTGTTCATCTTGATGTTTCTGGAAA GCCAGTTGCTTTCAGCATTGAGGACATGATGGTCAAAGCCAGCTTTGTTTTAGCCACTTTGGCAGATATTGAAAACAAGGAATCTTATCATAATTCTCCACATCTTTCACAAGGCCAGAAAAG GAATCCTGCGTTACATGGGAGCAACAGGGACATCCTTGTCTTATCTGCAAACATGGCAGACCCAGAGGCTGCCAGAAGTACCGCAGAGGATGCTACAGCAATGGAAGAAACTATACCAACTCATCCTGATTACAGTAAGGTAATGGAAAAGGCTAGAGGCATTGGCCTGCAATTGGAAACCAAAAGaaaattcccccacccccaattactTTTTATGTTGCTTTTGATGTATTTGCTGCGGTTCCTACGCAAAAGAATGGAGTTTGACTTTTCCAGTACGTATCAGATGGACCATCACCTTCTCCGGACCTTGTCAACATTGGCACTAGTCCATTTAAAGACCTTGAAACACCCTTTTATGTTTTCCCTACCAAGATCAACAGTGATGTAG
- the VPS29 gene encoding vacuolar protein sorting-associated protein 29 isoform X1, whose translation MAGHRLVLVLGDLHIPHRCNSLPAKFKKLLVPGKIQHILCTGNLCTKESYDYLKTLAGDVHVVRGDFDENLNYPEQKVVTVGQFKIGLIHGHQVIPWGDVASLALLQRQFDVDILISGHTHKFEAFEHENKFYINPGSATGAYSALENNIIPSFVLMDIQASTVVTYVYQLIGDDVKVERIEYKKS comes from the exons ATG GCTGGGCACAGA TTGGTGCTAGTGTTAGGAGACCTTCACATTCCGCACAGATGCAACAGCCTGCCGGCAAAATTCAAGAAGCTGCTGGTGCCAGGAAAGATCCAACATATCCTCTGCACTGGAAATCTCTGCACCAAGGAGAGCTATGACTACCTCAAGACGCTGGCCGGTGACGTTCACGTGGTTAGAGGGGACTTTGATGAG AATCTGAATTATCCTGAACAGAAGGTTGTAACTGTTGGGCAGTTCAAGATTGGGCTGATCCATGGCCATCAAGTTATTCCGTGGGGAGATGTGGCCAGCCTGGCGTTACTGCAAAGGCAGTTTGATGTGGACATCCTAATTTCAGGGCATACACACAAATTTGAGGCATTCGAACATGAAAACAAGTTCTATATTAACCCTGGATCAGCAACAGGAGCCTACAGTGCTTTGGAGAA CAACATCATTCCTTCATTTGTGCTGATGGATATCCAAGCTTCCACCGTCGTTACTTACGTATACCAGCTAATTGGTGATGATGTGAAAGTAGAAAGAATCGAGTACAAGAAATCTTAA
- the RAD9B gene encoding cell cycle checkpoint control protein RAD9B isoform X3 produces the protein MFAKHLCPNVLKIHSRQLSDILIHFPTNQDEVTLSVTPLKACFKTYVEDEMDFAKEMHTKIHLEPEEFEYFQVGVDSEVTFCLKELRGLLAFADTLSASISVHLDVSGKPVAFSIEDMMVKASFVLATLADIENKESYHNSPHLSQGQKRNPALHGSNRDILVLSANMADPEAARSTAEDATAMEETIPTHPDYSKVMEKARGIGLQLETKRKFPHPQLLFMLLLMYLLRFLRKRMEFDFSSTYQMDHHLLRTLSTLALVHLKTLKHPFMFSLPRSTVM, from the exons ATGTTTGCTAAGCATCTGTGCCCCAACGTATTGAAGATACATTCAAG GCAGCTGTCTGACATACTGATTCATTTTCCAACCAATCAAGATGAAGTCACTTTATCTGTAACACCACTGAAAGCTTGTTTCAAGACTTATGTTGAGGATGAAATGG ATTTTGCAAAGGAAATGCATACTAAGATACATCTTGAGCCAGAAGAATTTGAGTATTTTCAAGTTGGAGTAGACTCTGAAGTCACATTTTGCCTTAAAGAGCTACGG GGACTGCTGGCTTTTGCAGACACCCTCAGCGCTTCAATCTCTGTTCATCTTGATGTTTCTGGAAA GCCAGTTGCTTTCAGCATTGAGGACATGATGGTCAAAGCCAGCTTTGTTTTAGCCACTTTGGCAGATATTGAAAACAAGGAATCTTATCATAATTCTCCACATCTTTCACAAGGCCAGAAAAG GAATCCTGCGTTACATGGGAGCAACAGGGACATCCTTGTCTTATCTGCAAACATGGCAGACCCAGAGGCTGCCAGAAGTACCGCAGAGGATGCTACAGCAATGGAAGAAACTATACCAACTCATCCTGATTACAGTAAGGTAATGGAAAAGGCTAGAGGCATTGGCCTGCAATTGGAAACCAAAAGaaaattcccccacccccaattactTTTTATGTTGCTTTTGATGTATTTGCTGCGGTTCCTACGCAAAAGAATGGAGTTTGACTTTTCCAGTACGTATCAGATGGACCATCACCTTCTCCGGACCTTGTCAACATTGGCACTAGTCCATTTAAAGACCTTGAAACACCCTTTTATGTTTTCCCTACCAAGATCAACAGTGATGTAG